The window aattccgTCCTTTCATCCATCCATGACACGAATTCTTTAAGAGAATTTAatttgcgaaaaaaaatcattaattgtTGAATGACAAACTGTACAACACAATTAATGGCAATATGTATAAAAAAGATCGACCAATGTTGAGCGTTACATCGCTCTTGTATGGTTCACCTGCACCAAACAGTtatccatcattatttaataacagcaacaaaaatattaataatggaATGGGTAagtgaaatttgtttttttttgttgttaaaaatttgaatttctaaATAGAAATTTTATCACTTAGGTTCTTCGATGACAAAtccaaatgataatggtggcaTGACATTGATTGGTAATGGAAATGTCCATAATACAGCTATTACAATGAATACAACTAGTCCAattattggtggtggtggtggtggaacgAATCAAACATCTTTATTAAATCAAGTTCATAGtccaacgacaacaatacaacaacaacaacaacaacaaatgaataatagtaatagtccaacaaatattgttgtttctacctgtgataataataataataatcatcatcaacgatatcCTCCTAATCATCCACTAAGTGGTTCAAAACATTTATGTGCCATTTGTGAAGATCGTGCTTCGGGTAAACATTATGGTGTTTATAGGTTTGTGTGTTATGTGGaaacatttatatttacaaatatttgacttttgttttatcatttatttatttctgaTTTCTAGTTGTGAAGGTTGTAAAGGTTTTTTTAAACGTACCGTACGCAAAGATTTAACCTATGTTTGtcgtgatgataaaaattgtaTTGTCGACAAAAGACAACGTAATCGTTGCCAGTATTGTCGTTATCAAAAATGTTTAGAAATGGGTATGAAACGTGAAGCCGTACAAGAAGAACGACAACGTAATAAACCATCAACAACGGCGGAAACTAATGAACCAGAATCATCGACAACGATAaattcaccaacaacaacgacaacattgaatcattatcatcagaataatcatcaatctcATCATGATCGACGACTATTTAATGATCTAAATATTGAACGTTTAACAGATgcagaaaaattgattgaaattactTCAAAGGTAATGTTTGGTTTTCTTTGACCATGACTTTAGCTGAAATTCAATTAGTTactttaaatttattttcagtgttcaccaacaacaacaacaa of the Dermatophagoides farinae isolate YC_2012a chromosome 1, ASM2471394v1, whole genome shotgun sequence genome contains:
- the LOC124492334 gene encoding retinoic acid receptor RXR-alpha-B-like, giving the protein MYKKDRPMLSVTSLLYGSPAPNSYPSLFNNSNKNINNGMGSSMTNPNDNGGMTLIGNGNVHNTAITMNTTSPIIGGGGGGTNQTSLLNQVHSPTTTIQQQQQQQMNNSNSPTNIVVSTCDNNNNNHHQRYPPNHPLSGSKHLCAICEDRASGKHYGVYSCEGCKGFFKRTVRKDLTYVCRDDKNCIVDKRQRNRCQYCRYQKCLEMGMKREAVQEERQRNKPSTTAETNEPESSTTINSPTTTTTLNHYHQNNHQSHHDRRLFNDLNIERLTDAEKLIEITSKCSPTTTTTTTTTTKKGATREIELLFKWIKNIPYFQSLDPNDQLVLLKSGWNELLIAEFSYRSTCKQDALLLANGVEVSQQKAQSAGIGDIFSRVLNELVAKMREMQMDPAEIGCLRAIVLFNPALKNLKNIDIVEKLRDRVYSLLENHCRLLYPDKTSRFAKLLVRLPALRSIGLKCIEHLFFQQFLAENDLRQNIDIFISQMLMIPK